DNA from Amycolatopsis sp. DSM 110486:
GACGTCTTCGAACGGCACGCCCCCGCCGATGCCGGCGTTGCTGACCAGGTACTGAAATTGCCGCGTGCCCCACTTGGCCTGCAATATGTCCTCGAAGGCCTGCCGGAAGGCCGGGAAAGAACTCGTGTCGGCGACGTCGAGCGGCAACTCTCCGGCGCTGCCGCCATCGGCCTCGATCTCCGCCACCGTCTCCTTGGCCTCGCCCTCGTGGCGGTGATAAGTGATGACCACTCCGATGCCGCGCCGGGCGGCTTCGATCGCTGCGGCCTGGCCGATGCCCGCGCTGCCGCCTGTAATCAGAGCGACCTGCATATTCTGCTCTCACTTTCTAGAAGTCGATTTAGGCTTCACTAGTAAAGTGGCCGCAGCTGGCCCTTCTTAGATCATTCATGTCGTCCGATTGCACAATACTCGCAAGGTCGGCAGCCAGGGACTCTTGCTGGGCCCGGGGCGCAGCCCACCCGAACCCGCGTCGCCGGTGGCCGGGGTGACGCGACAGAGTTTCGTCCTTCCAAGAGCTGTCTGCGATGGTGACCGTAAACGAAGCTATGGGCCCGGGCGAACCCTGCTGTCGAACTCTGCTCGTGCTTTGTCGATCGTTACGATGTTCTCCAGGCTCCAGCGGACGACAGGCCGTGTCGCTATGAGGAGAGTTCGCCCCATGTCCGTGAGTTCGTAGGTGACGTTCGGTGGCATCACGGCGCAGACCGTGCGCGTGAGGATCCCGTCGCGCTCGAGTTCGCGCAACGTTGTGGTGAGCATCTTCTGGCTGATGCCAGCGATGGTGCGTTTCAGCTCACTGAACCTCTTGGGGCCTGAGCCGAGGGTGTCGACGACCCCGAGTGACCATTTGTTGGCTACGAGGTCGAGGATTTCGCGTGCGCGACAATTCCGCCCGGCGGCGAGCTCGAGGGACGGTTCGGTTGGGTGCGAATCCGAGGTGCTGCCGGCCATGGTTACCTCCGGGAAACCCGGTCACGGGAAGGTGCCTGATTGACCCGGGTCACCGGGTAATTGCAAGGTACCAGTGATCGGGTACTGGTTGCCCGGATGGCGGAAGGGGCTCTGGGTGAAGTTCGAATTGGGTGTGTACAGCTTCGGTGTCGCGGGGCGTGATTCGGAAGGCCGCGACGTGACCACGGCGCAGGCGGTACGCAACGTGCTCGAGCAGATCCGACTTGCCGAAGACGTCGGCCTCGACTTCTTCGGTGTCGGCGAACACCACCACGAGCAGGTCCCGGTGTCCTCGCCGATCTCGGTGCTGAGCGCCGCCTCCGCGGTGACGTCGTCGATCACTTTGTCGACAGCGGTGAGCGTGCTGTCCACTGACGACCCCATCCGGCTCTACCAGCAGGCAGCTACCGCGGCGATCGTGAGTGGAGACCGGGTTGAACTTGTCGTCGGCCGTGGCTCATCGACCGACTCGTTTCCCTTGTTCGGCTATGATTTGGACGATTACGATCGGCTCTACGCCGACAAGCTCGGCCTTCTCATGGCGGTCAATGAACAGGAGCGAGTCAGTTGGCACAGTCCGCTCCGGCCACCGCTGGAGAACGCGCTCGTCGTGCCCCGGCCTGACAAGCCCCTGAAGATTTGGCTCGGAAGTGGCGGTAGCCCCGGTTCGTCGATCCGGGCGGGAATTGCGGGGCTTCCCATTTCCTACGGCATCCTCAGCGGCACGCCCGAGTATTGGGGCGAAGTGGGCGAACTGTACCGTCGGAGCGCGCGAGAGAATGGTGTCGATCCGTCACGCCTGGAGATCTCTGTGGCCAGTCATGGGTTCGTCGGCCGAGGTGGCCTCGCGACGAAAAAGCACTTCCACCAGCACGAGGTCGCATCGTTCGCCCTCGCCGGCAGGGCACTTCCCACGCGGTGGGAGCAGGTCGAGGCGAACTACGCACCCGGCGGCATGGTGTTCGCCGGCGAGCCCAGCGAAATCGCCGAACGCATCATCGACTTGCACCGGCACCTCGGCCACAAGCGGCAGTTCCTCCAGATGGACATCGGTGGTATGCCTCATCGCGACGTGCTCAGTTCCATTGAGCTACTCGGCACCGACGTCGCGCCGCTGGTGCGCGCCGAGCTCAACGCGGACAACTGAGCGCGGCTCCATGCGTTTGTCCGGCGGAAACTGCGACTTTGCACGTGTTCCCACCACTTCTCTTCCACCGGGTGCGGCCGTGTCCTGGGCCATGACCGATTGGCTTGGTGCCGCTCGCGGCCTATTTCTTCAGAATGAAACTCAAGATCCCGATGATCAGCGTGACGAAGATGGCCGCCAGGCCGATCATCGTCGAGCGCCATGCGTGGCTTGCCTGAGTCCGGTGCTTTCGGTAGTCCTCGTTGCTCGAGGGGTGTATTGCGGCGTAGGACTTGGGGAGTCGCTCGAGCGACCAGGTGCCGGCTACTACGAAGAAGAGTGCCACTCCGCCGCCGAGAAGCCAGCCGGAGAGACCCAGGTCAGGGACAATTCTCAGAGGTGTGACCACCGCCAGCACCGCTGCGAGCAGGTAGGGCCACGCTGCCGCCCGGTAGCGGGCAGCCGGCCGGCGACCAGGTCTTTCTTTCGTCTGCCGTGCTCGTGCCCACCGGGTGTAGACGGCTTCGCTCAGGTGTCGCGGTCCGATCGCAACGGCTTGGGTCGTGCTGAGGATGACTTCGACCTCCGCTGTTTTCGCGACGATGCGGCGAAGCTCCGTATCCGACAGCTTCGGCAGGTCAGCAGGTTCCTCGAACGAGCCGCCGTTGAACTCGAACTCGGTGCGAGTCGCCCCGCGGGCAAGACCCTCGTCGAGAAGCTCGCGGAGCGCTTGAAGGTCGTCGATCGTGACATGCACACGGCCCAGTTGTCGCCTGTGCCGGGCGAGGTCTTGCTGCTGATCGATGCGCCCGCGTCGCTTGACCGTCATCAGTGAACCTTATCGAGCGGAATAAATGATCTTTGAGTCGCGCAAGAAGGTCGGGCATCAGCTGACTGCCGCGGCGAGAGCCATCTTCGGCCGGGGCGAAGCCGAGTGCGACGGCCTGATGAAGATCGTCAGCGGCGCCGGTGCCGACCTAATCCTGGGACGAGTGTTGCCGGGTGCGGATTCGACGGGTCTGGTCAACTTGGTGACACCCGCGGCACGACCACGGGCGAATTGCGAGTGCTCGAAGGCAGCGCGCATCTGATTGAGAGCGGACTTCTGGTCGCCGAAACGTCGTCGAGTACGGCGTGCAGTCGACGGAGACACGATGCACCGAACTGCCCGCGGTCCGTGGCTACGCCACCGAACTGGGCGCCCCGTCGTGCGCGATCGAGCGCGCCTGCTGACCTCGCCGACGCCGCGCCGCGTCGCCGCCGATGGCGACATCGCCGCGGCCCGGCTCCTCGAAGCCGATCATGTCTTCCGCCTCGCCGGCAGCGACGACCCTGCCCTGCAAATCCTGCTTGATCACACCACACCCGCCGTGACACCGGTCGGCACCCGCGGCAGGTTCCAAGCCTGCGCCCGCGCCCGCGGCGAAGCCGACGGCGCCGCCATCCACCTGCGCCACCGCGACGGCGACTACAACGCCCCTTCGCCCGCGCCCGGAATCGTCGCTCAGTCGATAAGCGCAATGTAGACGGGCGAGCCGAGCAACACCGGCACGCCGTCGAGCGTGCCGTGCAGGAGGCGCTTCGCCACGAACTCGACGTTCTGGGCCGGCCCGGTGAGCCGGTCGACCGCTTGGCGGACGGTCGTCAGCGCGGCCCGGTCGGCCCGGTCGAGGGGGTCGGCACTCGGCTGCTCGGCGGCCTCCACCAGGAGTTCGTCCTCCAGATCGGAGGCCAGCCCGTCGAGCATCGGCGGCAGGTGCGAGTACGCGGGGCCGGGGTCGACGTTCGGCACGGCCCCAAAGATGTGCCGGCCGGAGCCGCCGAGCGCCACCACGGTGTCGTCCAGCCGTCCGCCGGCGAAGACCATCGAGTCGGCACCGGGAAAACGCCCCCACTGCACGGGCAGTAGCCCCCAGAAGAACTGCCCTGGCTCGTCGACGGACCCGATGTCGCCGTGCTCCTCAAGGTGCCGCAGCACCCGCTCAAGCCGTCCGACCCGGTCGTTCCCGCCGTGCTCGGCGGTCTTCTTCAGGGACAGCACCGACAGCTTCACGCCGACCTCGGACTTGCGTTTCGCGGCGAATCCGGGGTCGATCTGCGGGAGCAGCATGTCGACCTTGCAGTCGCTGATGTAGAGATAGTAGTAGAACGACACGGACGCAATGATATGAGGAGTTCTGTGGCGGCGGGGGCGATTTGGCACGTCGGCGATGAGGTGGAGGGCCTCTACCGCGTGACCGCGGTGCACTCACACGGCGGCATGGGCTTGGTCTACCGGGTCCGGCACCTGGGCTGGGATCTGGACCTCGCGGTCAAGAGCCCACGGGCGGTGCTGTTCCGTCACCAAGCCGGCCGAGACCAATTCGTGGCCGAGGCCCAGACGTGGATCTCCCTCGGCCTGCACCCGCACCTGTGCAGCTGCTACTACGTGCGCACGATCGACGGGATGCCGCGGATCTTTGCGGAGTACGCCCCCGACGGCAGCGTGCGTGACCTGCTCGACAGCGGCCGGCCTTGGGCCCCCGGCTTCAGGCTCGACCTGGCGATCCAGATGGCGTGGGGCCTCGACCACGCGCACCGGCTCGGCGTCGTGCACCAGGATGTGAAGCCTGCGAATGTGCTGCTCGGCGCGGACGGCGTGGCCAAGGTGACCGACTTCGGCCTGTCGAAGTCCCGGGCGATCCTGGCCGTCGAGTCACGCGCTGGTGAGGTCACGGACGCCAGCGTGGCGGTGACCGCCGGCGGATACACACCGGCGTACGCGTCGCCGGAGCAGGTGGCGGGTCGCCCGCTCGGCCGACGCACCGACGTGTGGAGCTACGCGGTCACGGTGCTGGAGACGTTCACCGGCGCGCCGACCTGGGGCGCCGGCCCGAACGCGCTGGCGGCGCTCGTCGAGCACCGGGCGGCCATGCCAGCGGGACTCGCGCGGCTGCTGGACCGGTGCCTGCGGCACGACCCGGCGGAACGCCCCGCCAGCATGACCGAGATCGCCGACGAGCTGTGCGACGTCTACGGGACGGAGGTCGGTCCGTACCCGAGGACCGCGCCGGCCGAGGCGGCGCTGCGTGCGGACGAGTTGAACAACCGCGCCCTGTCGCAGCTCGACCTTGGCGAGGAAGCCCAGGCCCGGGCGACGTTGACGGAGGCGTTGGCGGTCGATCCGAACCACCTGGAGGCCACGTTCAACTCGGTCACCCTGAGCTGGCGGCGGGCCGAGATCAGCGACGACGCGGCCGTGACGGCGATGGCCGTGTCCCGTGACGCGGCGCCGAGCCGTTGGGAGGGCGCCTATCTTCTCGGCCAGCTCCATCTGGAACGCGGGGACCTCGACGCGGCGCTCCCCTTGCTGCGGCAAGCCGCCGCGCACGACGACCCCGAGGTGACCACGACGCTCCAGCGCGCGGAGGCGGGCGAGCTTGCAGGGCCGTTCGAGGAGCACGTCCTGTCCGGCGAGGCCCAGCTGTCCCAAGAGGAACGCCGCGACCGGAGGATGACCGCCTGCGCGATCGGTGCCGACGGTCGGGTCGTCGCGACTGGTCGCTACGTCCGCCCGCCCGTTCAACAAACCCTCAAGACCTACCTGTTCGGCTACGACCGACCGCCGGACGAGTACACCCTGCGCATCTTCGCCCTGCCGGACGCGGAGGCCAGGGTCCTCGAAGCCGACAGCATCATCCACGAGTTCGACTTCAGCGCTGATGGGCGGCTCCTCGCCTCTGCCACGGAGAACGCCGTGCACGTGTTGGACGCCCGCAGTGGCCGTAGTGTGCTGCACTTCGCCGAGCGGCAGGGCCGTGTCGGCGCCCTGCGGTTCAGTCCGGACAACAAAATGCTGGCCGCCGGGTTCCGGTCGAACCGGCAGGTCATCGTGGTGCGAGACGTCGGCACGGGCGACCTCGTGCACCTGCTCGACGGGCATACCAGCGACGTCCGTGACCTCGAATTCGCCGCCGACGCACCCATTCTCGCGTCGGTGGAGGACCGCGCGCTGCGGTTGTGGAACCTGATCGACGGGCGGTGCCAACTGACGTTGCCCCACCCCGTCAACCTGAAGGCGGTCGCACTCAGCGGCGCCGCGCACGTGGTCGTCACCGGCGCGCAGGACGGACTGCATATCCGGGGTGTGCACACCGGCGAAACCCGCCGGCTGTTCGCCGGCGCGATCGAGGACGTCTGGCTGCACGACAAACTTGTCGCGGCCGTCGGCTCCGACGGCGAGATCCGGTTGTGGGACACCGTCGACGGGCGCTGCCTGCGGACCTTCGGAGGTCACCGCGACGAGGTCGCTACACAGCTGTCCCGCAACGAGGCGCTGCACATCCGGGTCAGCGTCGACACGACCGGGCGGCGTCTGCACTCGATCAGCAACAACGACACTGTCCGGTCCTGGGGGCTGCCCACGGGATACCAGGCGCCGCTTCGGGTCTGCCGCCCGAGAACCCACGCCCGGATGCGCGAACTCGACGACCGGCTGGCGAGCTTGCTCGAATCGACCGAGTCCGCCCTCGCCGACGGAGATGTCGGTCGGGCGCTGAGCGGCCTGACCCATGCCCGTGGCGTGGCGGGATACGAACGGGATGCCTCCGTGGTCGCCGCTTGGCGACGGCTTTCCCTTGCGACCGAGCGCGTCGGCCTGCGGACCGCTTGGCTCGCGCGGACCATCGTCCTCCCGGGCGAGGCGAATGCCTTCTGGCATCCACAGGTCGCGGTCTCCGGCGACGGACGGCGGGCGCTCACGACGACCCGCGAGCACACGATGGTCCTCTGGGACGTCGACACCGGCGACGTCGTCCGGACGTATGCGCTGGACGACGATCGGAACTACATCAGCGTGCTCGACATGACGGTCGATGCGGTCCACGCGGTCGCCGGCGACGCATATCGCCGGATCCACCTGTGGGACCTGCGGACCGGCGTCAGGGGCCCCGAGGTGGGCGAGGACGTGTCGAGCCAGATGTCGGTCGCGATCGACCGCACCGGCCGCAAGGCCCTGCTCGAACGAGGCGACGGTTTGCTGCGGTTATGGGATCTCGCGCGCGACCGCGAGCTGCGTACCTTCCGTTCGCCGAGCCGCACGGCGCACTTCACCGACGGACGGTCCAGGCGTGAGCCGGAACAGGTGAACGGGGTGGCGCTGAGCCCAGACGGCCAGGTAGTCGTGTCGGCGATGCAGTACTCGGGACTCACCAGCTGGCGGGGCAACTGGTGGCGCCGGCGGGACTTCAACGGCTACGCCGACCGCGTCGACACGGTTCGGGTCAGCGCCGATGGTCGGCACGCCCTCTCCGGCGGCTGGGACGCCTCGCTTCGGCACTGGGATCTGGCGACCGGGCGATGTCTCCGTCTCATGAAGGGGCACACACATCCCGTGATCGGCGTCGACCTCACCGCCGACGGGCGATTCGCGTTCTCCGCGGGCATGGACGAGACCGTCCGGATTTGGGACGTCACCACCGGTTCGTGCGTCCAAGTGCTAGAAGCGATCAGCCGCCTGAAGGTCGTGCGCGTCAGCGAGGACGGCTCGCGCGCGGTGTCCTTCGGCCACGACGGGACGCTCCGCGTCTGGGAACTGGACTGGGAGTTGGCCGCGCGGGAGCCGGCGGACTGGGACGACCGCGCGCAGCCCTATCTCGACCAGCACCACGCCGACGAGAGCTTCGACGAGCTGCTGACGCGGTTGCAGCGAGCCGGTCTGGGCTGGCTGCGGCCGGACGGCGTGCGGCAGCGGCTGAACCAGTCATAGGGCGACACCGCGCGACGGCGACCAAACCGGCCAGCAACTCGGCCAGATCGTGGGCCTGCGCCGGCTCGGCCACCGCGCGAACTGTGTATCAGCGCCAGCGTGATCCTCGATTTTACTCTTGAACACCAGGTGGCTGCGATCTCGAGGCGGGTTTCGGGTCCGGCTCCGGATCCTGCCTCGGACCGTTCTGTGTCTCCTATTCGTGGGGGCCTTCAGACGACGGCTTCGTCAACGCGCTCGGCCTCACTTTTATCCCGCAGCGGGTGGATTT
Protein-coding regions in this window:
- a CDS encoding WD40 repeat domain-containing serine/threonine protein kinase, with product MGLVYRVRHLGWDLDLAVKSPRAVLFRHQAGRDQFVAEAQTWISLGLHPHLCSCYYVRTIDGMPRIFAEYAPDGSVRDLLDSGRPWAPGFRLDLAIQMAWGLDHAHRLGVVHQDVKPANVLLGADGVAKVTDFGLSKSRAILAVESRAGEVTDASVAVTAGGYTPAYASPEQVAGRPLGRRTDVWSYAVTVLETFTGAPTWGAGPNALAALVEHRAAMPAGLARLLDRCLRHDPAERPASMTEIADELCDVYGTEVGPYPRTAPAEAALRADELNNRALSQLDLGEEAQARATLTEALAVDPNHLEATFNSVTLSWRRAEISDDAAVTAMAVSRDAAPSRWEGAYLLGQLHLERGDLDAALPLLRQAAAHDDPEVTTTLQRAEAGELAGPFEEHVLSGEAQLSQEERRDRRMTACAIGADGRVVATGRYVRPPVQQTLKTYLFGYDRPPDEYTLRIFALPDAEARVLEADSIIHEFDFSADGRLLASATENAVHVLDARSGRSVLHFAERQGRVGALRFSPDNKMLAAGFRSNRQVIVVRDVGTGDLVHLLDGHTSDVRDLEFAADAPILASVEDRALRLWNLIDGRCQLTLPHPVNLKAVALSGAAHVVVTGAQDGLHIRGVHTGETRRLFAGAIEDVWLHDKLVAAVGSDGEIRLWDTVDGRCLRTFGGHRDEVATQLSRNEALHIRVSVDTTGRRLHSISNNDTVRSWGLPTGYQAPLRVCRPRTHARMRELDDRLASLLESTESALADGDVGRALSGLTHARGVAGYERDASVVAAWRRLSLATERVGLRTAWLARTIVLPGEANAFWHPQVAVSGDGRRALTTTREHTMVLWDVDTGDVVRTYALDDDRNYISVLDMTVDAVHAVAGDAYRRIHLWDLRTGVRGPEVGEDVSSQMSVAIDRTGRKALLERGDGLLRLWDLARDRELRTFRSPSRTAHFTDGRSRREPEQVNGVALSPDGQVVVSAMQYSGLTSWRGNWWRRRDFNGYADRVDTVRVSADGRHALSGGWDASLRHWDLATGRCLRLMKGHTHPVIGVDLTADGRFAFSAGMDETVRIWDVTTGSCVQVLEAISRLKVVRVSEDGSRAVSFGHDGTLRVWELDWELAAREPADWDDRAQPYLDQHHADESFDELLTRLQRAGLGWLRPDGVRQRLNQS
- a CDS encoding SAVMC3_10250 family protein; protein product: MLLPQIDPGFAAKRKSEVGVKLSVLSLKKTAEHGGNDRVGRLERVLRHLEEHGDIGSVDEPGQFFWGLLPVQWGRFPGADSMVFAGGRLDDTVVALGGSGRHIFGAVPNVDPGPAYSHLPPMLDGLASDLEDELLVEAAEQPSADPLDRADRAALTTVRQAVDRLTGPAQNVEFVAKRLLHGTLDGVPVLLGSPVYIALID
- a CDS encoding helix-turn-helix domain-containing protein, with amino-acid sequence MAGSTSDSHPTEPSLELAAGRNCRAREILDLVANKWSLGVVDTLGSGPKRFSELKRTIAGISQKMLTTTLRELERDGILTRTVCAVMPPNVTYELTDMGRTLLIATRPVVRWSLENIVTIDKARAEFDSRVRPGP
- a CDS encoding LLM class flavin-dependent oxidoreductase, giving the protein MKFELGVYSFGVAGRDSEGRDVTTAQAVRNVLEQIRLAEDVGLDFFGVGEHHHEQVPVSSPISVLSAASAVTSSITLSTAVSVLSTDDPIRLYQQAATAAIVSGDRVELVVGRGSSTDSFPLFGYDLDDYDRLYADKLGLLMAVNEQERVSWHSPLRPPLENALVVPRPDKPLKIWLGSGGSPGSSIRAGIAGLPISYGILSGTPEYWGEVGELYRRSARENGVDPSRLEISVASHGFVGRGGLATKKHFHQHEVASFALAGRALPTRWEQVEANYAPGGMVFAGEPSEIAERIIDLHRHLGHKRQFLQMDIGGMPHRDVLSSIELLGTDVAPLVRAELNADN